A genomic stretch from Petrimonas mucosa includes:
- a CDS encoding transposase, with amino-acid sequence MSTRRKKHSAAFKAQVAIEAIKEAETLSELAKRFDVHPQMISNWKREFLVRGAEIFSTKAPDEEVAKREKELYEKIGRLEVEVDFCRRASEQLGILKSSKK; translated from the coding sequence ATGTCAACAAGAAGAAAGAAACACAGTGCAGCTTTCAAGGCCCAGGTTGCGATAGAGGCAATCAAGGAAGCTGAAACACTTAGCGAGCTGGCCAAGCGGTTCGATGTGCATCCACAAATGATCTCCAACTGGAAACGGGAGTTCCTGGTCCGAGGAGCAGAGATATTCTCAACCAAGGCCCCAGACGAGGAGGTTGCCAAACGGGAGAAGGAATTGTATGAGAAAATAGGCCGTTTGGAGGTAGAAGTGGATTTTTGCAGGAGGGCCTCAGAGCAATTGGGGATACTGAAGTCCTCAAAAAAATAG
- a CDS encoding IS3 family transposase, with protein sequence MNRSMQYYKPAVEDPANLELMRLMDEEYMEHPTKGVLGMVDFLRAMSILTGPKRVRRLLRKMGIMAIYPKRNLSKLGLSKYIHPYRLRGLEVTHSNHVWCIDITYIPMAKGFLYLTAIIDVYSRYIVGWDIHNTLDAENSLNVLRKAILVHGKPEIVNSDQGSQFTCPGWIAYLESQEITISMDGKGRALDNVWIERFWRTLKQEYVYLKVSNKSCICQVKYLSLKCYTKTNIHPTHARQK encoded by the coding sequence TTGAATCGCAGCATGCAGTATTACAAGCCTGCCGTAGAGGATCCTGCAAACCTCGAACTGATGCGTCTGATGGACGAAGAATACATGGAACATCCAACAAAAGGTGTTTTGGGGATGGTTGATTTCCTGCGTGCAATGAGTATCCTGACAGGTCCGAAGCGTGTCCGTCGATTGCTTCGTAAAATGGGCATCATGGCCATTTATCCGAAACGAAACCTCAGTAAGCTTGGATTGAGCAAATACATTCATCCCTACAGGCTTAGAGGTCTTGAGGTCACGCACTCGAATCATGTATGGTGCATCGATATCACGTACATACCCATGGCAAAAGGATTCCTTTACTTGACGGCTATCATTGATGTATATAGCCGGTATATTGTTGGCTGGGACATTCACAATACGCTGGATGCTGAAAACAGCCTGAATGTGCTTCGTAAGGCAATCCTCGTGCATGGCAAGCCGGAGATTGTAAACTCTGACCAAGGCTCTCAATTTACGTGTCCAGGTTGGATAGCGTATCTTGAAAGCCAGGAGATCACTATCAGCATGGACGGGAAAGGCAGGGCGCTTGACAACGTCTGGATAGAACGCTTCTGGCGCACACTCAAACAAGAATATGTCTACCTAAAAGTCTCAAATAAAAGTTGCATATGTCAGGTAAAGTATTTATCTTTAAAGTGTTATACAAAAACAAACATTCACCCGACACATGCAAGACAAAAATAG
- a CDS encoding IS1380 family transposase translates to MQDKNSKKISFTACSVKKKFSSEQLTSYSGLSVTSDFINHCGIYGKLEHLFPTIRHNASRFSTAQILSSILLASLCGVHRLKRIENFTFDALVARLLKLPKNIDEDTIRRHLTGLGERGARSLHELLLGFTGMQVSRCGLSRLTLDCDSSTFTVYGNQQGAEVGYNSHKKGSKSYHPILCFVTEMKLLVNSWLRPGSAYTSNGVCEFVKETLAALPQKVEKVFFRADSGFFNGGLFNLLEDGKHEYLVKVKLKNLKDLLAGQTWQPIGPRTATCQFTHQCSGWRNPRMFYAVRIIKQMVEVDYFGEKQFVPEYEYFCYCSNLKGLDALQLHTLYGSRSESENWIEQTKNSLCAGKTITHDFWVNDILWQLSSFAYSLSVLMRYRGDFWVWRQEHSTFREWFIRVPGKVVKSGRQVTVKMPKEYYRKAGWRDFEQRITTTMTG, encoded by the coding sequence ATGCAAGACAAAAATAGTAAAAAAATCTCATTTACTGCCTGTTCAGTAAAGAAAAAGTTCAGTTCAGAACAATTAACATCATATTCAGGGTTAAGCGTAACCTCTGATTTTATCAACCATTGCGGTATTTATGGCAAGCTGGAACATCTTTTTCCAACCATCCGCCACAATGCAAGCCGTTTCAGCACAGCCCAAATACTCTCAAGTATCCTGTTGGCATCGTTGTGCGGTGTTCACCGTTTGAAGCGGATTGAAAACTTCACCTTTGACGCCTTGGTTGCCCGCTTGTTGAAGTTACCCAAGAACATTGACGAGGACACCATACGCCGCCATTTGACAGGTTTGGGTGAAAGGGGCGCCCGTTCGCTTCACGAGCTGTTGTTGGGTTTTACAGGCATGCAAGTTTCCCGTTGCGGTTTAAGCCGCTTGACACTTGATTGCGACTCAAGCACATTTACCGTTTACGGCAACCAACAAGGGGCTGAGGTGGGTTATAACTCGCATAAGAAGGGTTCGAAAAGCTATCACCCCATCTTATGTTTTGTCACGGAGATGAAACTGCTTGTCAATTCATGGCTCCGCCCGGGTTCAGCTTACACCTCAAACGGAGTTTGTGAGTTTGTCAAAGAAACCTTGGCCGCTCTTCCCCAAAAGGTGGAGAAGGTGTTTTTCAGGGCCGACAGCGGTTTTTTCAATGGTGGATTATTTAATTTGTTAGAAGACGGTAAACATGAATATTTGGTGAAAGTAAAGCTGAAAAACCTGAAAGATTTACTTGCCGGGCAGACTTGGCAGCCGATTGGCCCACGGACGGCGACCTGTCAGTTTACACATCAATGTAGCGGTTGGAGGAATCCCCGCATGTTTTATGCCGTGCGCATCATAAAGCAAATGGTTGAAGTCGATTATTTTGGCGAAAAACAATTTGTACCCGAGTATGAGTACTTTTGCTATTGCTCGAACCTGAAAGGATTGGATGCCTTGCAGCTCCATACCCTTTATGGATCCCGATCAGAGAGTGAGAATTGGATCGAGCAAACCAAAAACTCGCTTTGTGCGGGAAAAACCATCACGCATGATTTTTGGGTAAACGATATTCTTTGGCAACTTTCGTCATTTGCCTACAGTTTATCGGTGCTCATGCGATACCGGGGCGACTTTTGGGTTTGGCGTCAAGAGCACTCTACCTTCCGAGAATGGTT